The nucleotide sequence GCCTCGGCCCAGCCCGGGATCATGGTGTCCAGCGGAAGAGCCGCCGGGGAGCCGGACTCGTAGGAGGAGTCGAAGACCTCTCCGTCCTCCCAGCGCACGCCGACATAGTCGGCCACGACGGTGTCGCCCTCGCCGATCTCCTCGCCGTCGCCCTCGATGAGGTACTCGGAGGTGACTTCGGACGGGGCCTTGCCCTCGGGCTTGGCGATCTGCGGGGCTCCGTCCTCCCCCTCGGTGACCGCCGGCAGCCCGTCGGGAGACTCCTTCATCTCGCCGTCGATGCCGCTGGGCACCTCGTCGATGATCTCGTAGACCTCCACTGCGGTGGAGTCATCGCCCTCGGTGCCGCTCTGCCCGGCCGTGGCGTCCGAGGAGTAGGCCACGACGCCGCCGACCTTCATGCCCTCCATGGCCTCGTAGAGCTCCGGGACCCGCTCCTTGAGGTCATCGTCGAAGGTGAGGACCTGACCGGCGCGCTGGGAGTAGGACTCCCCCAGCTCCGACTTGTCGCCGCCGCTGTAGATCGACATCTGGACCATCAGGGTGTCGCCGGGGTCGATGTCCTCGCCGTCGCCCTCGTCCAGGACCTTGGTCTCGTTGCCCTCGACCTTGATGGGGGTCTCGTAGTCGATCGAGGGGGCCTCACCGGCGGCGCGGTCCTCATCCGTCATCTCGACGGAGCGCAGTCCTCCGCCTCCCGAGCAGCCCACCAGGAGCAGGGCTGCGGACATCGCGGTTCCGGTGACGAGCAGGGGCTTGCGCACGTGTTCCTCCAGGCCGCGACCAGGGGCGGCATCTCGGTGGGGTCATCCCGGAAGCGAGGCGGCTTCCCAGGACGGACCGGTGGTCGGCGCACAGGCTATCGGTCGGGGCTGAATGCCGCCTGTGCCGACACTGGCGGCGCAGTTGGCCGGAGCTCAGTCCTGCGGAGTCTGCTCCTGCGGATCCTGACGCGCCTGGGCATCCGCCTGCGCGGCGCGATCGGCCAGGTGGCGGGCGTCGCGACTGGCGCGGCGGGCCTTCTTGTCCGTGACCTCGCGCTCCCCCAGCGTCAGCGGGGTCCAGGCCTGCAGGTCCTCCTGGGTGTACTCGGACTTCGACGCACGCCGCTTGGGCGCCAGCCGGCGGGCGCCGTCGGCCAGGCGGCGGGCGGTGATCAGGAAACCGGTGTGGGCGACCATGCGGTGGTCCGGGCGCACGGCCAGGCCCTCCACGTGCCAGCCGCGGACCATAGTCTCGTGCGCGTCGGGCTCGGTGTAGCGCCCGTCGGCGCGCATGGCCTCGGCCACCCGCGACAGCTGCGTCACCGTGGCCACGTAGCAGATCACCACGCCGCCGGGGACGAGCACCCCCGCGACGGCATCCAGGCACTCCCACGGCGCCAGCATGTCGAGCACCACGCGGTCCACGCTGCAGGGCTCCTCGCGCCGGCCGAGCTCCTCGGCCAGATCGCCGATGCTCAGCCGCCAGGCGGGGTGGGCTCCGCCGAAGAACGTCTCGATGTTGCCCTGGGCGACCTCCGCGAACTCCTCGCGGCGCTCGAAGGAGTGCAGGCTGCCCTCGTCGCCGATCGCGCGCAGCAGCGCGATCGACAGGGCTCCCGAGCCCACGCCGGCCTCGACCACGCGGGCGCCCGGGAAGATGTCGCCCATCGTGACGATCTGCCCGGCGTCCTTGGGGTAGACCACCGCGGCACCGCGCGGCATGGACAGCACGAAGTCCTTCATCAGCGGGCGAAGGGCCTGGTAGGCGATGCCCACGGAGTTCTCGACCACGGTGCCCTCGGGCTGCCCGATCAGCAGATCGTGCGGCAGGACGCCCTTGTGGGTCTGGTACTCCTGCCCGGCCGTGAGCGTGATCGTGGTCAGCTTGCCCCGGTCGTCCATGATCTGGATGCGCTCGCCCTCGCGCATGGGCCCGCGGCGGTTGATCGCCCCGGAAGGGCCGTGCGCGCGCTCGCTGGAGGTCTGCGGGGAGCTGGTGGGGGTGCTGGCCTCGGTCATGGACTGCCTTTCGCTGGCGGGAGAGCTCACTGCACGAGCACGGGACGGGTGCGCCGGTGGCGGCGTCGAGGATTCGGGGCCGAGGCCCTGCGGGGCTTCGGCGACGGACATTGTCGCATCACCGCGCTCGACCGGCCGACCGCGACCGGCGCCCACAGGTCTCAGGCTCGGGACCGACGGGCGTCGGCAGTTCTCAGGCTCCTGGAAGAGGGGTGCGGCTGCGTCGCTTGCCTGGCGTCAGCCGGGTGCCTCGTGCTCAGCGTGCCGAGCCGTCCGGGCGGATCAGCCCGGATCGCTCGAGCTCGGCATTCAGACGCGCCGCCGACAGGGTGCCGATCACGGTGCCCTCGGCATCGACGACGACCATCACCGGGCTGGCGCAGCGCACCGCAGCCTCGAGCAGGTCGTGGCCGGAGAGCTCCTCGGGCAGGATCGCCGACGGGCGGATCGGCAGCAGGGCGCGGCTCAGCGGGGAGGCCGCGCGCTCGTGGGACGGCACGGCGCTGAGCCGGCCGCCGTCGAGCACGCCCACGGGGATGCCGTCCTCCATCCCGACGACCGAGGTGCCGGGCTCGAGCTGGGCTGCGGTCTGCTCGACGGCGCGCAGGCTCTGCCCGGCGGGGATGCCGACCGCCGGCTGGCTCAGGCCCAGGGCGGTGCGGCCCTCCATGGCCGCCGAGGCCTTCGAGCGCCGCAGGCCATCCGCGGCGCCGGAGACCAGCATCC is from Kocuria palustris and encodes:
- a CDS encoding tRNA (adenine-N1)-methyltransferase; its protein translation is MTEASTPTSSPQTSSERAHGPSGAINRRGPMREGERIQIMDDRGKLTTITLTAGQEYQTHKGVLPHDLLIGQPEGTVVENSVGIAYQALRPLMKDFVLSMPRGAAVVYPKDAGQIVTMGDIFPGARVVEAGVGSGALSIALLRAIGDEGSLHSFERREEFAEVAQGNIETFFGGAHPAWRLSIGDLAEELGRREEPCSVDRVVLDMLAPWECLDAVAGVLVPGGVVICYVATVTQLSRVAEAMRADGRYTEPDAHETMVRGWHVEGLAVRPDHRMVAHTGFLITARRLADGARRLAPKRRASKSEYTQEDLQAWTPLTLGEREVTDKKARRASRDARHLADRAAQADAQARQDPQEQTPQD